The Naumovozyma dairenensis CBS 421 chromosome 3, complete genome genome has a window encoding:
- the CAB3 gene encoding phosphopantothenoylcysteine decarboxylase complex subunit CAB3 (similar to Saccharomyces cerevisiae YKL088W; ancestral locus Anc_2.646), whose translation MSQNSNKLTTHGEPSLITIKKDAATQPVSILNKINTTTTNGGKPLAVNDTAKSKLATTIEKIYPTNGNLNINPVTNPISNRQQISDNQKDPTDTLTNSRPSDKKARLYMNNDINNNILPADQLRSVSNVSIKTAVSFSTNNENEKQLHHRYSISNKPTSKNNSQENLNNNNNNNNHRLSIDTTGVNNKKVTSKTKNEDNIQDDGTLEEKNSIVHMPGDFIYLEPKTPTSSSIDSNNKQITQSHARLITPHRNDTASTIVGTGTATTTSTATVTPATNSSTHNTKSNVKNPKEIIGTPKGPQIPFYEFFQKQDDKKIHILMGTTGSVATIKVPLIIDKLFKIYTPERVSIQLIVTKPAEHFLKGLKISSHVKIWREEDVWYEYKLDGNEPILHHELRKWADILLIAPLSANTLAKIANGICNNLLTSVLRDWSPLTPVLVAPAMNTFMYINPMTKKHLTILQNECPYVTILKPMEKVLICGDIGMGGMREWTDIVEIMRKRINELVKIQNLSNDLTNTSHVIGDNKANIINSNAKDLQQNKKTSTPNDSLAISQDEVENEENEDDDDDDDEEDEDEDDELRNDTASDDSGISDDDDDDNDDSDEAEDEDDDDDDDDYDDDTEQDGKTEQRQI comes from the coding sequence ATGTCCCAAAATTCCAATAAATTAACAACCCATGGTGAACCATCTCTTATAACTATTAAGAAGGATGCCGCTACACAACCTGTTTCTATtcttaataaaataaacacTACAACTACAAATGGTGGTAAACCTTTAGCGGTAAATGATACagcaaaatcaaaattggCTACTACAATCGAAAAAATATACCCTACAAATggaaatttgaatattaatcCTGTGACAAATCCAATATCAAACAGACAGCAAATATCTGATAATCAAAAAGATCCAACAGATACTCTAACCAATAGTAGACCTTCCGATAAGAAAGCTAGACTATATATGAACAatgatatcaataataacatacTCCCCGCAGATCAACTAAGATCAGTATCAAATGTAAGTATAAAGACTGCAGTTTCTTTCAGTAcgaataatgaaaatgaaaaacaattacATCATCGATATTCTATATCGAATAAACCAACaagtaaaaataattcacaagaaaatttaaataataataataacaataataatcatcGATTATCAATTGATACAACAGGagttaataataaaaaagttACCAgtaaaacaaaaaatgaagataatataCAAGATGATGgaacattagaagaaaaaaattctaTCGTTCACATGCCTGGTGATTTTATATATCTAGAACCTAAAACACCAACATCATCTTCCATAGATTCAAACAACAAGCAAATTACTCAATCACATGCTCGACTAATAACACCACATCGAAATGATACTGCTTCTACTATCGTCGGTACTGGTACTGCTACTACTACTTCTACTGCTACTGTTACTCCTGCTACTAATTCCTCCACACACAATACGAAATCAAACGTTAAGAATccaaaagaaataataggAACTCCCAAGGGACCTCAAATTCCATTCtatgaatttttccaaaagcAAGAtgacaaaaaaatacatatattAATGGGAACCACAGGATCCGTTGCCACCATAAAAGTTCCCTTAATCATTGataaacttttcaaaatatatacacCTGAACGTGTCTCAATCCAATTAATAGTGACCAAACCCGCTGAACATTTCTTAAAAggtttgaaaatttcatcacATGTGAAAATATGGagagaagaagatgttTGGTATGAATATAAATTAGATGGTAATGAACCCATATTACATCATGAATTAAGGAAATGGGCagatatattattgattgCACCATTAAGTGCAAATACTTTAGCGAAGATTGCAAATGGaatttgtaataatttattaaccTCGGTGTTGAGAGATTGGTCTCCTTTGACTCCTGTTCTTGTCGCACCTGCAATGAATACATTTATGTATATTAATCCAATGACGAAGAAACATTTGAccattttacaaaatgaatGTCCTTATGTTACCATTTTGAAACCAATGGAAAAAGTTTTGATTTGTGGAGATATTGGTATGGGTGGAATGAGAGAATGGACAGATATTGTTGAAATAATGAGgaaaagaattaatgaattggtTAAAATTCAAAACTTATCAAATGATTTGACGAATACTTCTCATGTGATTGGTGATAACAAGgcaaatattattaattccAATGCTAAAGATTTACAacagaataaaaaaacttCAACACCGAATGATAGTTTAGCAATAAGTCAGGATGAAGTTGAAAACGAAGAAAATGAGgatgacgatgacgatgatgatgaagaggacgaagatgaagatgatgaactTCGGAATGACACCGCCTCAGACGATAGTGGAATCAGCGATgacgacgatgatgataacgATGACAGTGACGAAGCtgaagacgaagatgacgatgatgatgatgatgattatgatgatgacacTGAACAAGATGGTAAAACCGAACAACGCCAGATATAG
- the CYT2 gene encoding cytochrome c1 heme lyase CYT2 (similar to Saccharomyces cerevisiae CYT2 (YKL087C); ancestral locus Anc_2.644) translates to MSSNNNEQPKCPVDEKTRELWLQQHQQQQPQKNTLAKVSTTLECSPDNLKQDLQNPPVVGSTSTTPSSSTITDERTVSSIPRTGTDSNWIYPSEKQFFEAMKRKNWNPNETDMKTVVPLHNSINERVWNYINQWEHSTPCNDIKLTNFKGDSKKLTPRAWFRSTILHYSKPFDRHDWQIDRCGKKIDYVIDFYCDEIETRDKKMKRYLIFIWMYDLN, encoded by the coding sequence AtgtcttcaaataataatgagcAACCAAAATGTCCCGTCGATGAAAAGACAAGGGAATTATGGTTACAACAACATCAGCAGCAACAGCCGCAGAAAAATACTCTAGCGAAGGTTTCAACGACTTTAGAATGCTCACCtgataatttgaaacaaGATCTTCAAAACCCACCTGTTGTTGGTTCTACATCGACTActccatcttcatcaacaatAACAGATGAAAGGACTGTATCTTCAATACCAAGAACTGGAACAGACTCAAACTGGATTTATCCATCAGAAAAACAATTCTTTGAAGcaatgaaaaggaaaaattggAACCCTAATGAAACAGATATGAAAACAGTGGTACCATTacataattcaataaatgaaaGAGTTTGgaattatataaatcaaTGGGAACACTCCACTCCAtgtaatgatattaaattgaCTAATTTTAAAGGAGATTCGAAAAAATTGACTCCCAGAGCATGGTTTAGATCAACTATATTACATTATTCAAAACCTTTTGATCGTCATGATTGGCAAATTGATCGTTGTGGTAAGAAAATTGATTACGTTATTGATTTTTATtgtgatgaaattgaaacaagggacaaaaaaatgaaaagataccttatatttatttggaTGTACGACCTAAATTAA
- the SRX1 gene encoding sulfiredoxin (similar to Saccharomyces cerevisiae SRX1 (YKL086W); ancestral locus Anc_2.642), which translates to MSSIQTHNLQRITEIPLSQIRRPIMPVLDTQKIDAMVSTMNGIPMASKTCSLESAQSMDGKLPPIDVMVVRHNDENYYFAFGGCHRFQAYDRQAKDKDDSNYLVRCKLIPATERQLKMYVGGSIDNMFN; encoded by the coding sequence ATGAGTTCAATTCAAACACATAATTTACAACGTATCACAGAAATCCCATTATCTCAAATAAGGAGACCAATAATGCCCGTCTTAGATACACAAAAGATTGATGCCATGGTCTCCACAATGAATGGTATACCTATGGCAAGTAAGACATGTTCATTAGAATCAGCTCAATCGATGGATGGTAAATTACCACCAATTGATGTAATGGTCGTACGtcataatgatgaaaattattattttgcaTTTGGTGGATGTCATAGATTTCAAGCTTACGATCGTCAAGCCAAAGATAAGGatgattcaaattatttggTTCGCTGTAAATTGATTCCTGCCACGGAACgtcaattgaaaatgtaCGTAGGTGGTAGTATAGATAACATGTTCAATTAG
- the MDH1 gene encoding malate dehydrogenase MDH1 (similar to Saccharomyces cerevisiae MDH1 (YKL085W); ancestral locus Anc_2.641): protein MLRSTFQTLSKRTFSSTSINPYKVAVLGASGGIGQPLSLLLKLNHNVTDLRLYDLRNAKGVATDLSHIPTNSTVKGFAPDQQQPDALRDTIKDSDLILIPAGVPRKPGMTRDDLFNINAGIVHDLAQTIAKEAPNSSILVISNPVNSTVPIVAEVLKEHNVYNPKKLFGVTTLDLIRSSRFLSEILKTDPTKEHVNVIGGHSGITIIPILSQLENCSTLSQEQKNELIHRIQFGGDEVVKAKDGAGSATLSMAYAGATFADAVMRGLNDEKNVVMSSFVDSPLFKNEGIDFFASKVTLGPNGVEKIHEFGKLNQHENEMLETCKETLKKNIEKGYTFVKNKK, encoded by the coding sequence ATGCTAAGATCTACATTCCAAACTTTATCAAAGAGAACTTTTTCCTCAACATCAATTAATCCATATAAGGTAGCAGTCCTTGGTGCAAGTGGTGGTATAGGTCaaccattatcattattattaaaattaaacCATAACGTAACAGATTTAAGACTTTATGATTTAAGAAATGCAAAGGGTGTAGCTACAGATCTTTCTCACATTCCAACAAATTCCACAGTAAAGGGGTTCGCACCagatcaacaacaaccagATGCCCTACGTGATACCATCAAAGATTCAGATTTAATCTTAATCCCCGCAGGAGTACCAAGAAAACCAGGTATGACAAGAGAtgatcttttcaatattaacGCCGGTATCGTCCATGACTTGGCGCAAACTATCGCAAAAGAAGCTCCAAATTCATCCATATTAGTAATTTCTAACCCTGTAAATTCTACTGTACCAATCGTTGCGGAAGTCCTTAAGGAACATAACGTTTATAATCCGAAGAAATTGTTCGGTGTCACCACGTTAGATTTAATTAGATCCTCAAGGTTCCTTTCTGAAATCTTAAAGACTGATCCAACAAAGGAACATGTTAACGTCATTGGTGGTCATTCTggtattactattattccAATCTTATctcaattagaaaattgTTCCACTTTGTCccaagaacaaaaaaatgaattgattcaTAGAATTCAATTCGGTGGAGATGAAGTCGTAAAGGCTAAAGATGGGGCTGGTTCAGCTACTTTATCAATGGCTTACGCTGGGGCTACATTCGCTGATGCTGTAATGAGAGgtttaaatgatgaaaagaatGTGGTTATGTCATCATTCGTCGATTCTCCATTGTTTAAGAACGAAGGTATAGATTTCTTTGCTTCTAAAGTTACTTTGGGTCCAAATGGGGTTGAAAAGATTCATGAGTTTGGTAAATTAAATCAACATGAAAATGAGATGTTAGAAACATGTAAGGAaactttgaagaaaaatattgaaaagggTTACACTTTTGTTAAGAACAAAAAGTAA
- the HOT13 gene encoding Hot13p (similar to Saccharomyces cerevisiae HOT13 (YKL084W); ancestral locus Anc_2.640): MVHKQITRVRYPLLLSSVFVYQPSEAPFDDLSSWPLSNDMSKKIRGKTIDEYSRCIHWNSELDIISLKFKCCSDVYYACYQCHEELTTHPVKRFDLNANPDVKVIICGNCCKEMTFEEYVESKNEYDRLCCFNCQSLFNPGCKLHYDLYFELDSDKYGRDHDIVDCKI, encoded by the coding sequence ATGGTTCACAAACAGATAACTAGGGTGAGATATCCATTGCTACTTTCATCTGTCTTTGTTTATCAACCAAGTGAAGCTCCATTTGATGACTTGAGTAGCTGGCCCCTTTCAAACGATATGTCAAAAAAGATAAGAGGCAAAAcaattgatgaatattCTAGATGTATTCATTGGAATTCAGAGTTAGACATcatatcattaaaatttAAATGTTGTTCTGATGTATATTATGCTTGCTATCAATGTCATGAAGAGTTAACAACCCACCCTGTAAAGAGATTTGATTTGAATGCAAATCCTGATGTAAAGGTAATTATTTGTGGTAATTGTTGTAAAGAAATGACATTCGAAGAATATGTAGaatcaaaaaatgaatatgaCCGACTATGTTGTTTTAATTGTCAGAGTTTATTTAACCCAGGTTGTAAATTACATTACgatttatattttgaacTTGATAGCGATAAGTATGGTCGTGATCATGATATTGTTGACTGCAAAATAtaa
- the NDAI0C00360 gene encoding ankyrin repeat domain-containing protein (similar to Saccharomyces cerevisiae AVO2 (YMR068W); ancestral locus Anc_2.639), with translation MMQIEPSERLREAIITGRLLSVKRLLRRYPELLYNIDPQNGWTSLHYAAFNGRYLVCVYLIQLGHDKNETLRTFQGNTCVHLALKNGHEQTTHLLLQHFSRFLNDKGEGNLAPIHIACINDYHQCLSMLISLGADLSIVDENGDNSLNLCLQYGSLDCLKLLLMDDHFHNEMLNKDKNKNHWKPDDIVGSYETQKIYQQLLKENLEAKQARLPRNNSFQSLRSPIVKSVQAFTDNNKGIINEKQPKLTISTNERTSYHNDMSDTRSLMSPKLDIPIFTPTQRFLPRVESPLSMSPSSISTESQSLSNNEIVSYSINDVDSITESNIINNSNQDCGNNVGSINDVTHTRTETINHHNIESINRYLLVDVPNSIQEEREEEEEEEQLVLGNQERRSSIIPNSYISSTNNNSSGIDPSVNRSKASTKLSLLSIPISKVRR, from the coding sequence ATGATGCAAATCGAGCCTTCTGAAAGACTCCGAGAAGCAATCATTACTGGAAGATTATTATCAGTAAAGAGACTATTAAGGAGATATCCTGAACTATTATACAATATTGACCCGCAAAATGGATGGACTTCATTACATTATGCAGCATTCAACGGTCGATATCTGGTTTGTgtttatttaattcaattagGCCATGACAAGAACGAAACACTACGTACTTTTCAGGGGAATACATGCGTTCATTTGGCTTTGAAAAACGGTCATGAACAAACTACTCATTTATTATTGCAACATTTCTCTCGATTTTTAAACGATAAAGGTGAAGGGAATTTAGCACCAATACATATCGCATGTATTAATGATTATCACCAATGTCTAAGTATGTTAATCAGTCTCGGCGCTGATTTATCAATagttgatgaaaatggaGATAATTCGTTGAATTTATGTTTACAATATGGTAGTCTCGATTGTCtaaaattattgttaatgGATGATCATTTCCATAATGAAATGctaaataaagataaaaataaaaaccaTTGGAAACCTGATGATATCGTGGGCTCGTATGAAActcaaaaaatttatcagcaattattaaaagaaaatttagaaGCCAAACAAGCTAGACTTCCAAGAAATAATAGTTTTCAATCACTTAGATCTCCAATCGTTAAATCAGTGCAAGCATTTACTGATAACAATAAAGgtataataaatgaaaaacaacCCAAATTAACTATCTCCACAAACGAGCGCACATCATATCATAATGATATGAGTGACACGAGGTCTTTAATGTCGCCTAAATTGGATATTCCTATTTTTACACCTACTCAAAGATTTTTACCCAGAGTTGAGTCCCCACTTTCAATGTCTCCCTCATCAATATCGACAGAGTCACAAtctctttcaaataatgaaatagTTTCATATTCCATTAATGACGTAGATTCTATTACGGAAtccaatattatcaataattcaaatcagGACTGTGGTAATAACGTCGGATCCATAAATGACGTGACTCATACAAGAACAGAAacaataaatcatcataataTAGAATCGATTAATCGTTATCTGCTAGTAGACGTACCGAATTCAATTCAAGAGGAgagagaagaagaagaagaagaagaacaactTGTATTAGGAAATCAAGAACGCAGGAGTTCAATAATACCTAACTCTTATATATCCtcaactaataataattcgtCGGGTATTGATCCTTCAGTTAATAGGTCAAAAGCGTCAACCAAATTATCGTTATTGAGCATACCGATTTCCAAAGTGAGGAGGtga
- the TEF4 gene encoding translation elongation factor EF1B gamma (similar to Saccharomyces cerevisiae TEF4 (YKL081W); ancestral locus Anc_2.635): protein MSQGTLYAHLGGRGLALEALIEHFNLDFEVVECKGNATFEEKFPLKMSPALVGPKGAKLTETIAIAYYLVNFIEDEKVKAKLVGSTEIEKAQVLRWISFANMEVGSNWFKAFASITGSTPFNKKEVDAAFAKLNAYAAAFEVRLRDFTYLATENVSLADMQAVSTWGSAFKLLLGEEFRSKYPHLMRWFKTVSASPIMASKFEGYQFIEKTLQFVPPKKEKKAEKKPKAEQKPKVEKKPEAEADAEAAPAKKPKHPLEALGKSTFILDEWKRQYSNEDTRPVALPWFWEHYNPEEYSLWKVDYKYNDELTLTFMSNNLVGGFFNRLSASTKYMFGCLVVYGENNNNGITGAIMVRGQDNVPAFNVAPDWESYSYSKLDPTKEEDKEFINNMWAWDKPVVVNGESKEIVDGKVLK from the coding sequence atGTCTCAAGGTACTTTATATGCCCACTTAGGTGGAAGAGGTTTAGCTCTTGAAGCTTTGATCGAACATTTCAACTTAGATTTCGAAGTTGTTGAATGTAAAGGTAATGCtacttttgaagaaaaattcccATTAAAGATGAGTCCAGCTCTTGTTGGTCCAAAGGGTGCTAAATTGACTGAAACCATTGCCATTGCTTATTACTTAGTTAACttcattgaagatgaaaaagtTAAAGCTAAATTGGTTGGTTCCactgaaattgaaaaggcTCAAGTCTTGAGATGGATCTCTTTTGCCAATATGGAAGTTGGTTCCAATTGGTTCAAGGCTTTCGCCTCAATTACAGGTTCCACTCCATTCAACAAGAAGGAAGTTGATGCTGCTTTCGCTAAGTTAAATGCCTACGCTGCTGCTTTCGAAGTAAGATTAAGAGATTTCACTTACTTAGCTACTGAAAATGTTTCTTTAGCTGATATGCAAGCTGTTTCTACTTGGGGTTCTGCTTTCAAATTACTTTTAGGTGAAGAATTCAGATCCAAGTACCCACATTTAATGAGATGGTTCAAAACTGTTTCTGCTTCTCCAATTATGGCTTCCAAATTTGAAGGTTatcaattcattgaaaagacTTTACAATTTGTCCCAccaaagaaggaaaagaaggCTGAAAAGAAACCAAAGGCTGAACAAAAACCAAAGGTTGAAAAGAAACCTGAAGCTGAAGCTGATGCTGAAGCTGCTCCAGCTAAAAAGCCAAAGCACCCATTAGAAGCCTTAGGTAAATCTACTTTCATCCTAGATGAATGGAAGAGACAATACTCTAACGAAGATACCAGACCAGTTGCTTTACCATGGTTCTGGGAACATTACAATCCAGAAGAATACTCTCTATGGAAGGTTGATTACAAATATAACGATGAATTGACTTTAACTTTCATGTCTAACAATTTAGTTGGTGGTTTCTTCAACAGATTATCTGCTTCTACCAAATACATGTTTGGTTGTTTAGTTGTCTATGGtgaaaacaacaacaatggTATCACCGGTGCTATTATGGTTAGAGGTCAAGATAATGTCCCAGCTTTCAATGTTGCTCCTGATTGGGAATCTTACTCTTACAGCAAGTTGGACCCAACTaaggaagaagataaggaattcattaataacaTGTGGGCTTGGGATAAACCAGTTGTTGTCAACGGTGAATCCAAGGAAATTGTTGACGGTAAGGTCTTGAAAtag
- the NDAI0C00380 gene encoding uncharacterized protein (similar to Saccharomyces cerevisiae YKL068W-A; ancestral locus Anc_2.611), translated as MSTQTFMSNNNINPFSSINQNWSHTNQKDSRISTNNHTRETSYSSLQMSSSVAYQEYDDEDLIVDLNTGSFTPVNLRSWALMTEVTDKLGKL; from the coding sequence ATGTCCACACAAACTTTTATGTCAAATAACAACATAAATCCATTCtcttcaataaatcaaaattggTCACATACAAACCAAAAGGATAGTCGAATATCGACAAACAATCACACAAGAGAAACTAGTTACTCATCATTACAAATGTCATCATCAGTCGCTTACCAGGAATATGACGATGAAGATTTGATAGTTGACCTCAACACAGGTTCGTTCACTCCCGTCAATTTAAGAAGTTGGGCCCTTATGACTGAAGTCACTGATAAGTTAGGCAAACTATAA